In a genomic window of Thermosynechococcus sp. CL-1:
- a CDS encoding MFS transporter: MGINLRSPLFIVLLTIVIDRLGESLIFPILPFLVERFNFDALSLTLLFSAFAAAQFIAAPLLGALSDHWGRRPVLLICIAGTALSYILFAVATVPWLLFVSRIIDGLTGGVVSTAQAYIADTSAPADRAKNFGLTGAAFGIGFIFGPAIGGSLAAIDLKLPIWFAAVLALVNVVLAYFILPESLPAAQRSPLTLKSFALQQQWLELFNQRTLQALLMAFFIFNFAFAGFTSIFVLFLKRQLSWGPAQAGIIFVIIGVVSTIVQAGLIRSLIPRFGEQRLSLGGLLLVALALLGIAAVPSRGSFSVPLLYSCVVGLAFGVGIMLPSLRGVISNRVRDQDQGKIIGASQSLQSVAGIAGPAWAGWVFDRWGGVAPAWQSSVMMAIALGFLALGLGKPKDATPSTL, from the coding sequence ATGGGGATCAACCTACGCTCACCATTATTCATTGTTTTACTCACAATTGTCATCGACCGTTTGGGTGAGAGTCTGATTTTCCCCATTTTGCCCTTCCTTGTGGAGCGATTTAACTTTGATGCCTTGAGCTTGACGCTGTTATTTTCTGCCTTTGCCGCTGCCCAATTCATTGCTGCTCCCCTTTTGGGTGCCCTCTCGGATCACTGGGGACGTCGCCCGGTGTTGCTGATTTGCATTGCCGGCACGGCTCTGTCCTACATTCTCTTTGCTGTGGCAACGGTGCCTTGGCTGCTCTTTGTCTCGCGGATTATTGATGGCCTCACGGGGGGCGTGGTTTCAACGGCTCAGGCCTATATTGCCGACACCTCCGCTCCAGCAGATCGGGCTAAGAACTTTGGTTTAACGGGGGCAGCCTTTGGCATTGGCTTCATTTTTGGGCCGGCCATTGGCGGCAGTCTAGCAGCCATTGATCTCAAGTTGCCGATTTGGTTTGCCGCTGTTTTGGCACTGGTCAATGTGGTGTTGGCCTACTTCATCTTGCCGGAGTCATTGCCCGCAGCCCAGCGATCGCCCCTGACCCTAAAGAGCTTTGCCTTGCAGCAACAGTGGTTGGAGCTATTCAATCAACGCACCCTCCAAGCCTTACTCATGGCCTTCTTTATTTTCAACTTTGCCTTTGCTGGCTTTACCAGCATCTTCGTCCTCTTCTTGAAGCGGCAATTGAGTTGGGGACCTGCCCAAGCGGGGATCATTTTTGTGATTATTGGCGTGGTGAGTACGATTGTGCAGGCGGGCTTGATTCGCTCATTGATTCCTCGCTTTGGCGAGCAGCGCTTGAGCTTGGGGGGATTGCTACTGGTGGCCTTGGCCTTGTTGGGGATTGCCGCTGTTCCCAGTCGGGGCAGTTTCAGCGTGCCGCTCCTCTACAGCTGTGTTGTGGGCTTGGCCTTTGGGGTGGGCATCATGTTGCCCTCCCTGCGAGGGGTGATCTCCAATCGGGTGCGAGATCAAGATCAGGGGAAAATTATTGGCGCTAGCCAATCGCTCCAAAGTGTGGCGGGGATTGCTGGACCGGCATGGGCAGGGTGGGTCTTCGATCGCTGGGGTGGGGTGGCGCCCGCTTGGCAAAGTAGTGTGATGATGGCGATCGCCCTTGGCTTTTTGGCGCTGGGATTGGGCAAGCCCAAGGATGCGACCCCTAGCACTCTCTAA
- a CDS encoding L-threonylcarbamoyladenylate synthase — protein MAAIFELHPVNPQPRTIAQIVEALKEGAVMLYPTDTVYAIGCDMNHKGAVQRVRQLKQLSNDKPVTFLCSSLSNIAQYAYVSDAAYRLMRRLIPGPYTFLLPATKLVPRLVQNPKRKTTGIRVPDHVVSQALLTALGNPIISTSARLPDDETYYVNTADLFDAFDKRVDLMIDTGDPPGQQMSSILDLTVDPPLLVRKGQGWEALPAELVTAE, from the coding sequence ATGGCAGCGATTTTTGAGCTTCATCCGGTTAACCCCCAGCCCCGCACGATCGCCCAAATTGTTGAGGCTCTCAAGGAAGGGGCAGTCATGCTCTACCCCACGGATACCGTCTATGCCATTGGCTGCGACATGAACCACAAAGGAGCGGTGCAACGGGTACGCCAACTCAAGCAACTCTCCAACGATAAACCCGTCACTTTTTTGTGCTCTTCCCTTTCCAACATTGCCCAGTATGCCTATGTCAGCGATGCCGCTTATCGCCTCATGCGTCGCCTGATCCCAGGCCCCTACACCTTTTTGCTCCCCGCTACCAAACTGGTGCCCCGCCTTGTCCAAAATCCCAAACGCAAAACCACGGGGATTCGCGTACCTGACCACGTTGTGAGCCAAGCGCTGTTGACCGCCTTGGGGAATCCGATTATTTCCACCTCAGCACGACTGCCTGACGACGAGACGTATTACGTGAATACCGCAGATCTCTTCGATGCCTTTGACAAACGGGTGGATTTAATGATTGATACCGGCGACCCCCCCGGACAGCAAATGTCGAGTATCCTTGATCTCACCGTTGACCCCCCGCTACTGGTACGCAAGGGACAAGGGTGGGAAGCGCTACCGGCAGAACTGGTGACTGCTGAGTGA
- a CDS encoding BCD family MFS transporter — MATRSAAAPPPLPLWVMFRLGLFQMALGMMSILVLGVLNRILIKELAVPATLVTLTIAMHQFVSPVRVWFGQLSDAHPIGGYHRTGYVWGGALAFTLVTYAIVQVIWQVGQSLDQAGWSLVTQGWIGLLGLLFAAYGICVSSSSTPFAALLVDVSEEEDRGKLVGIVWSMLTVGIVVGAILSSVLLRQLELDTPIELLQQSVNRLFLVVLTVVFALAIASTWGVEAKYSRYRVRSRACDNPENITLGRALKILTANSQTWRFFLFLVLMTLSLFIQEPILEPFGGEVFGMTIAETTRLNAYWGMGTLVGLSFTGFLIVPRLGKIRTTTYGCWGVALMFLLLIISGVTQQVWLFQLQLFLFGIAAGVTTTGALSLMLDLTAAETAGTFIGAWGLAQAIARGSATVVGGTALDIGRQLFGVPILAYGFVFCLPMLGMLAAVLLLKRVDVSQFRQQSQVAIAKVLAEDLE; from the coding sequence ATGGCCACTCGTTCTGCCGCTGCACCCCCGCCGCTGCCCCTGTGGGTGATGTTTCGCCTAGGTCTGTTTCAGATGGCACTGGGGATGATGTCGATTCTGGTGTTGGGGGTGCTCAACCGCATCCTGATTAAGGAACTGGCGGTGCCGGCCACATTGGTGACGCTGACGATCGCCATGCATCAATTTGTCTCACCGGTGCGCGTGTGGTTTGGCCAGCTCTCCGATGCCCATCCCATTGGCGGCTATCATCGCACGGGGTATGTCTGGGGTGGGGCTTTGGCCTTTACGTTGGTCACCTACGCGATTGTTCAAGTGATCTGGCAGGTGGGGCAGAGTTTAGATCAAGCGGGCTGGAGTCTCGTCACCCAAGGGTGGATTGGCCTATTGGGATTGCTCTTTGCCGCCTATGGCATTTGTGTCAGTAGTAGCTCGACCCCCTTTGCTGCCCTGCTCGTGGATGTCTCCGAAGAGGAAGATCGGGGCAAATTGGTGGGCATTGTCTGGTCCATGTTGACCGTGGGCATTGTTGTCGGTGCCATTCTCAGTAGTGTGCTGCTGCGGCAGTTGGAGCTAGACACCCCCATTGAACTGCTGCAACAAAGTGTGAATCGCCTCTTTTTGGTGGTTTTGACAGTGGTCTTTGCACTCGCGATCGCCAGCACCTGGGGGGTTGAGGCCAAGTATTCCCGCTACCGTGTGCGCAGTCGTGCCTGTGACAACCCGGAAAACATTACCCTTGGTCGCGCCCTGAAAATTCTCACGGCCAACTCCCAAACGTGGCGCTTTTTTCTCTTCCTTGTCCTGATGACCCTGAGTTTATTTATTCAGGAACCGATTCTGGAACCCTTTGGCGGTGAAGTTTTTGGCATGACGATCGCCGAAACCACCCGCTTGAATGCCTACTGGGGCATGGGTACCCTTGTGGGTCTAAGTTTCACCGGATTTTTGATTGTGCCCCGCCTCGGCAAGATCCGCACCACCACCTATGGCTGTTGGGGGGTGGCCTTGATGTTCTTGCTCTTGATCATCTCAGGCGTCACGCAGCAGGTGTGGCTCTTTCAGTTGCAACTCTTTCTCTTTGGCATTGCCGCTGGGGTGACAACAACGGGTGCCCTCAGTCTCATGCTGGACTTAACGGCGGCGGAAACAGCGGGGACATTTATTGGCGCTTGGGGCTTAGCGCAGGCCATTGCCCGGGGATCAGCGACTGTTGTCGGCGGAACGGCCCTTGATATTGGGCGTCAACTGTTTGGCGTGCCGATCCTCGCCTATGGCTTTGTCTTTTGTCTGCCGATGCTGGGAATGCTGGCCGCTGTCTTACTTCTGAAACGAGTGGATGTCAGTCAATTTCGCCAACAATCTCAGGTGGCGATCGCCAAGGTCTTGGCTGAGGACTTGGAATAG
- the cobA gene encoding uroporphyrinogen-III C-methyltransferase: MTSSQLIGKVYLVGAGPGDVGLLTVRAKTLLEWADVVLYDALISPAILNLINPEAEKIHVGKRRGNHTLSQGEICRLLIDLAQRHAVIVRLKGGDPFVFGRGGEECLALVEAGITVEVVPGVTSGVAAPAYAHIPLTHRDFSSSVVFVTGHEAAGRYQPRVNWSALATAVDTIVIYMGLHHLGEIVPQLLAGGRSPQTPLAFIESGTTPQQRVVVTTLERAIATYDEAQIQTPALIVIGEVIHLRSQLMGGLHQI, translated from the coding sequence ATGACTTCATCGCAATTAATTGGCAAAGTATATTTAGTGGGCGCAGGCCCCGGCGATGTGGGGCTACTGACGGTGCGTGCCAAGACGCTACTGGAGTGGGCGGATGTGGTGCTCTACGATGCGCTGATTAGCCCCGCAATTCTTAACTTGATCAACCCCGAAGCGGAAAAAATTCATGTGGGCAAGCGGCGGGGCAACCATACCCTGTCCCAAGGGGAGATTTGCCGCCTGTTGATTGACTTGGCTCAGCGCCATGCGGTGATTGTGCGCCTCAAGGGGGGTGATCCCTTTGTCTTTGGCCGAGGGGGTGAAGAGTGTCTTGCCCTTGTCGAGGCTGGCATTACTGTCGAAGTGGTGCCGGGGGTCACCAGTGGGGTGGCTGCACCTGCCTATGCGCACATTCCCCTCACCCATCGGGATTTTAGTTCTTCGGTGGTTTTTGTCACGGGCCATGAGGCTGCTGGTCGCTATCAACCGCGTGTAAATTGGTCGGCTCTGGCTACGGCGGTGGATACGATTGTGATTTACATGGGACTCCACCATCTGGGGGAAATTGTGCCGCAACTCTTGGCGGGTGGGCGATCGCCCCAGACGCCCTTGGCCTTTATTGAATCAGGGACAACACCGCAGCAACGGGTGGTGGTGACAACCCTAGAGCGAGCGATCGCCACCTATGACGAGGCACAGATTCAAACGCCTGCCCTGATTGTCATTGGCGAGGTCATTCACCTGCGCTCCCAGTTAATGGGAGGTCTCCACCAGATCTGA
- a CDS encoding DUF2062 domain-containing protein, with protein sequence MMRLSFPQPSRQPRWLPSWRRSLRYHYLRLMRSHSSTESIARGLGAGVFAGMLPLFGGQMLIAVSVALLVRGNKPLAALATWVSNPFTYVPLYWFNFQVGWWLMGQPALSFGEWQSWEKLLEQGGQMATILIFGSVWVGVIAGLLTYALCLRLLPTLRQRFRRRSAMAAVNFLNRPQP encoded by the coding sequence ATGATGCGGTTGTCTTTTCCTCAGCCTTCTCGACAGCCCCGTTGGCTCCCTTCTTGGCGACGATCGCTCCGCTATCACTATTTGCGCTTGATGCGCTCCCACAGTAGCACTGAGAGTATTGCCCGTGGCCTTGGGGCAGGGGTCTTTGCTGGCATGCTTCCCCTCTTTGGGGGTCAGATGCTCATTGCGGTCAGTGTAGCGCTCCTCGTGCGGGGAAATAAGCCCTTGGCCGCCCTTGCCACTTGGGTGAGCAATCCCTTTACCTATGTGCCCTTGTATTGGTTTAACTTTCAGGTGGGCTGGTGGCTGATGGGGCAGCCTGCCCTATCTTTTGGCGAGTGGCAATCTTGGGAAAAGCTCCTCGAACAGGGGGGGCAAATGGCAACGATTCTGATTTTTGGCAGTGTTTGGGTGGGCGTGATTGCCGGACTCCTCACCTACGCCTTGTGTTTGCGGCTGTTACCCACCCTGCGGCAACGCTTTCGGCGGCGTTCTGCTATGGCTGCTGTAAATTTTCTAAACCGGCCACAACCTTAG
- a CDS encoding DUF29 domain-containing protein, with the protein MKQQYDQDYSAWIAETVALLREGRWQELDLPHLIAEVEDLGKSERRAINSQLTRLLLHLLKWQYQPQHRSDSGLDAITDARTQIELTIADSPSLRDYPASQLAISYERARRQAAAQTGLPLSTFPETCPYPLERVLTQSWLPETDT; encoded by the coding sequence ATGAAGCAGCAGTACGATCAAGATTACAGTGCGTGGATTGCAGAAACAGTGGCATTATTGCGAGAAGGACGATGGCAAGAGTTGGATCTGCCCCATCTCATTGCTGAGGTAGAGGACTTGGGCAAAAGTGAACGGCGCGCCATCAATAGCCAGTTAACTCGTCTGTTGCTACACCTCTTAAAGTGGCAATATCAACCCCAGCACCGCTCTGATAGTGGGTTGGATGCGATCACGGATGCCCGCACTCAAATTGAGCTGACTATAGCTGATAGTCCGAGCTTGCGGGATTATCCAGCCAGCCAACTTGCCATAAGCTATGAGCGCGCTCGCCGCCAAGCAGCAGCGCAAACGGGTTTACCGCTGAGCACTTTTCCTGAAACCTGCCCTTATCCCCTAGAGAGGGTTTTGACCCAGAGTTGGCTCCCCGAAACGGACACTTAG
- a CDS encoding chloride channel protein, with product MSSPSSPPSLTAESRLTRLFNQLQPPPETVVLVLAVLIGGSAGLSVLLFRYLIETIHHMALEDLMGLMGRWGAWTLACVPALGGLLVGIIRQFVQEFSPNLVSLMGAVEAGKEIPFIRPMAKTLAAAISLGTGASLGPEGPSVEVGANIGILLGQALKVSRERQKLLLGAGAAAGLAAGFNAPIAGVFFALEVVLGTTFETTAVSVVLLAAVISALITQIGLGSQPAFDLPTYEVRSSLELPLYLGLGLLAYGVAVAYTHLLQSLPQVFQGKIPPLQFLGRIPLLLRPLVGGLCVGLVALHLPQVLGIGYETVEAILRDVNLSLGLLLVLLLAKMVLTAVSLGSGLVGGIFAPALFLGASLGAAYGKVLPILLPMFANSIAAPAAYATVGMAAVLAASVNAPLTAILLLFEMTRDYRIILPLMAAVGLSVWLVNSLSVQKRGELPALAPSAQTQKEEQEEIPPNLSVAEAMQSEVLFLSEATPVVAAGLQLIEKKAYCAFVTDSQQDLMGLVTLGDINRVLTRWEADQETTAYQTQTVGSVCTRDLLLAYGDEPLKDALDRMAARDLRQLPVVDRQNPQRVLGLLTRENIRLAYSLDQTRRKLLPYLEWAMLSLPLEPAASDLVETSH from the coding sequence GTGTCCTCCCCATCCTCCCCTCCTTCTCTGACTGCTGAATCTCGCCTCACTCGACTTTTCAATCAATTACAACCGCCCCCGGAAACCGTCGTACTGGTCTTGGCAGTACTCATTGGCGGCAGTGCAGGGCTGAGTGTGCTGCTGTTTCGTTACCTGATTGAGACAATTCATCACATGGCCCTTGAAGACTTGATGGGGCTGATGGGTCGATGGGGCGCTTGGACACTGGCCTGTGTTCCGGCCTTGGGGGGCTTGCTGGTGGGGATCATCCGCCAGTTTGTCCAAGAGTTTAGTCCCAATTTGGTGTCATTGATGGGTGCCGTAGAAGCGGGCAAGGAAATTCCCTTCATTCGTCCCATGGCCAAAACCCTTGCGGCGGCGATTTCCCTTGGTACAGGTGCGTCCCTTGGTCCAGAAGGCCCCAGTGTGGAAGTGGGCGCCAACATCGGTATTCTCCTTGGTCAAGCGCTGAAGGTCTCGCGAGAACGGCAAAAGTTGCTCCTCGGTGCAGGGGCAGCGGCAGGGTTGGCAGCAGGCTTCAATGCCCCGATCGCTGGCGTGTTCTTTGCCCTAGAGGTGGTATTGGGCACCACGTTTGAAACAACGGCTGTGAGTGTGGTGCTTTTGGCCGCTGTGATTTCTGCCCTGATTACCCAAATTGGCTTGGGGTCACAACCCGCCTTTGATTTGCCCACCTATGAGGTGCGCAGTTCCCTTGAGTTGCCCTTGTATTTGGGCTTGGGACTGTTGGCCTACGGTGTCGCCGTTGCCTATACCCACTTGCTCCAGTCGCTCCCCCAAGTTTTTCAGGGGAAGATACCCCCCCTGCAGTTTTTAGGTCGCATTCCCCTACTGCTGCGTCCCCTTGTGGGTGGGTTATGTGTTGGCCTTGTGGCTTTGCATTTACCGCAAGTGCTGGGCATTGGCTATGAAACGGTGGAAGCAATTCTCAGGGACGTGAACCTCTCCCTTGGTTTGTTGTTGGTATTGCTGCTAGCCAAAATGGTACTGACGGCAGTGAGTCTTGGCAGTGGCTTGGTGGGGGGCATCTTTGCACCAGCCCTATTTCTGGGGGCTTCTCTAGGAGCTGCCTACGGTAAGGTGTTGCCGATCCTGCTACCCATGTTTGCCAACAGTATTGCTGCTCCTGCCGCCTACGCAACGGTGGGAATGGCCGCCGTCCTTGCCGCTAGCGTCAATGCCCCCTTAACCGCCATTTTGCTACTCTTTGAAATGACGCGGGACTATCGCATTATTTTGCCTCTGATGGCAGCGGTGGGCTTGAGTGTCTGGCTAGTGAATAGTTTGAGTGTTCAAAAACGGGGCGAACTGCCCGCATTGGCACCCAGCGCTCAGACCCAGAAGGAGGAGCAGGAGGAAATTCCCCCCAATCTTTCTGTGGCGGAAGCCATGCAATCGGAGGTGCTGTTTCTTAGCGAAGCGACGCCTGTGGTTGCAGCTGGCTTACAACTCATCGAAAAAAAAGCCTACTGCGCCTTTGTGACCGATAGTCAGCAGGACTTGATGGGGTTGGTCACCCTTGGGGATATTAATCGGGTGCTGACCCGTTGGGAAGCAGATCAGGAAACAACCGCCTATCAAACGCAAACGGTGGGGAGTGTCTGTACGCGAGATCTGTTACTGGCCTATGGGGATGAACCCCTGAAGGACGCCCTCGATCGCATGGCAGCGCGGGATTTAAGGCAGTTGCCCGTGGTCGATCGCCAGAACCCGCAACGGGTGTTAGGCCTACTCACCAGAGAGAATATCCGCCTTGCCTATTCTCTGGATCAAACGCGACGTAAGCTTTTGCCCTATTTAGAGTGGGCGATGCTGTCGCTGCCCCTAGAACCCGCTGCTTCAGATCTGGTGGAGACCTCCCATTAA